The Nothobranchius furzeri strain GRZ-AD chromosome 6, NfurGRZ-RIMD1, whole genome shotgun sequence genome includes a region encoding these proteins:
- the ptcd2 gene encoding pentatricopeptide repeat-containing protein 2, mitochondrial isoform X2, translating into MALLGRLAGKCCRSLLSEPSKGLFCGVLQPVWIKSCVGAKRHLLSEDVVKLQGFQQSKLAVAHLLTGSEGNYIDLFKQKMQRNELILRDELKLLLHLCQTPEEMLIARDAIYRYNAENRNLLYGDFKFGPVFMRLCYEMGLEEMAAATITDNDMKGFFIDTTSFNIAADMLFIKGSYESAMEVLRTMRDQRVPFNKDTVTLVTAICYKLNTTESYKICTGLIEEEQTKGHFIPRHAYCFAVALALRRNDLQKAQSLYLQIMSSKGKICQNFKVVILTMSGEVTEAVSFLSAAMLPKSPTFVKKMEFSQEVVGGFASFAERRQAN; encoded by the exons ATGGCGCTGCTAGGGAGACTGGCTGGAAAATGTTGTCGGTCTTTACTGTCTGAGCCCTCTAAAGGTCTTTTCTGTGGTGTTTTACAGCCGGTTTGGATTAAGAGCTGCGTTGGAG CCAAGAGACATTTATTGTCTGAAGATGTTGTAAAACTACAAGGTTTCCAGCAAAGTAAGCTGGCTGTGGCCCATCTTTTGACAGGATCAGAAG GAAATTACATCGATCTGTTCAAGCAAAAGATGCAAAGAAATGAGCTGATTCTCCGAGATGAGCTGAAGCTGCTCCTTCACTTGTGTCAGACTCCAGAGGAAATGCTGATAGCCAGGGATGCTATCTACAG GTATAATGCAGAGAACCGTAACTTGTTGTATGGGGATTTCAAGTTTGGCCCTGTCTTCATGAGACTTTGCTACGAGATGGGTCTGGAGGAAATGGCTGCTGCAACAATAACAGATAAT GACATGAAAGGATTTTTCATTGACACGACATCCTTCAACATTGCCGCTGACATGTTGTTTATTAAAGGTTCTTATGAAA GTGCTATGGAAGTACTAAGAACCATGAGGGACCAACGTGTTCCATTTAACAAAGACACAGTGACGCTGGTGACTGCTATCTGCTATAAGCTG AACACTACAGAGTCCTACAAGATCTGCACTGGTCTGATAGAAGAGGAACAAACCAAAGGGCACTTCATCCCCCGACATGCATACTGCTTCGCTGTGGCATTAGCTCTAAGAAGG AATGACCTACAAAAAGCTCAGTCACTATATTTACAAATTATGAGCTCCAAGGGCAAAATTTGCCAAAATTTTAAG GTTGTAATTCTAACAATGTCAGGAGAAGTCACAGAAGCAGTTTCGTTCCTCTCGGCAGCCATGTTACCTAAAAGCCCAACTTTTGTGAAGAAAATGGAGTTTTCTCAAGAGGTGGTAG GTGGATTTGCTTCGTTTGCGGAGCGACGGCAGGCCAATTAA
- the ptcd2 gene encoding pentatricopeptide repeat-containing protein 2, mitochondrial isoform X1 — MALLGRLAGKCCRSLLSEPSKGLFCGVLQPVWIKSCVGAKRHLLSEDVVKLQGFQQSKLAVAHLLTGSEGNYIDLFKQKMQRNELILRDELKLLLHLCQTPEEMLIARDAIYRYNAENRNLLYGDFKFGPVFMRLCYEMGLEEMAAATITDNDMKGFFIDTTSFNIAADMLFIKGSYESAMEVLRTMRDQRVPFNKDTVTLVTAICYKLNTTESYKICTGLIEEEQTKGHFIPRHAYCFAVALALRRNDLQKAQSLYLQIMSSKGKICQNFKVVILTMSGEVTEAVSFLSAAMLPKSPTFVKKMEFSQEVVDLLRLRSDGRPIKGKVDEIVTQLERGGQVTQQTLDEMLCHAPTGKRKPALLEEVSRKSRRTLRPLQFTLLSE; from the exons ATGGCGCTGCTAGGGAGACTGGCTGGAAAATGTTGTCGGTCTTTACTGTCTGAGCCCTCTAAAGGTCTTTTCTGTGGTGTTTTACAGCCGGTTTGGATTAAGAGCTGCGTTGGAG CCAAGAGACATTTATTGTCTGAAGATGTTGTAAAACTACAAGGTTTCCAGCAAAGTAAGCTGGCTGTGGCCCATCTTTTGACAGGATCAGAAG GAAATTACATCGATCTGTTCAAGCAAAAGATGCAAAGAAATGAGCTGATTCTCCGAGATGAGCTGAAGCTGCTCCTTCACTTGTGTCAGACTCCAGAGGAAATGCTGATAGCCAGGGATGCTATCTACAG GTATAATGCAGAGAACCGTAACTTGTTGTATGGGGATTTCAAGTTTGGCCCTGTCTTCATGAGACTTTGCTACGAGATGGGTCTGGAGGAAATGGCTGCTGCAACAATAACAGATAAT GACATGAAAGGATTTTTCATTGACACGACATCCTTCAACATTGCCGCTGACATGTTGTTTATTAAAGGTTCTTATGAAA GTGCTATGGAAGTACTAAGAACCATGAGGGACCAACGTGTTCCATTTAACAAAGACACAGTGACGCTGGTGACTGCTATCTGCTATAAGCTG AACACTACAGAGTCCTACAAGATCTGCACTGGTCTGATAGAAGAGGAACAAACCAAAGGGCACTTCATCCCCCGACATGCATACTGCTTCGCTGTGGCATTAGCTCTAAGAAGG AATGACCTACAAAAAGCTCAGTCACTATATTTACAAATTATGAGCTCCAAGGGCAAAATTTGCCAAAATTTTAAG GTTGTAATTCTAACAATGTCAGGAGAAGTCACAGAAGCAGTTTCGTTCCTCTCGGCAGCCATGTTACCTAAAAGCCCAACTTTTGTGAAGAAAATGGAGTTTTCTCAAGAGGTG GTGGATTTGCTTCGTTTGCGGAGCGACGGCAGGCCAATTAAAGGGAAAGTAGACGAGATCGTAACTCAGCTGGAAAGAGGCGGTCAAGTGACTCAGCAAACCCTTGATGAGATGCTGTGTCATGCCCCCACTGGGAAGAGGAAACCGGCGCTGTTGGAGGAGGTGAGCAGGAAAAGCCGAAGGACTCTGAGACCTCTTCAGTTCACTTTGTTATCAGAGTGA
- the ptcd2 gene encoding pentatricopeptide repeat-containing protein 2, mitochondrial isoform X3 produces the protein MALLGRLAGKCCRSLLSEPSKGLFCGVLQPVWIKSCVGAKRHLLSEDVVKLQGFQQSKLAVAHLLTGSEGNYIDLFKQKMQRNELILRDELKLLLHLCQTPEEMLIARDAIYRYNAENRNLLYGDFKFGPVFMRLCYEMGLEEMAAATITDNDMKGFFIDTTSFNIAADMLFIKGSYESAMEVLRTMRDQRVPFNKDTVTLVTAICYKLNTTESYKICTGLIEEEQTKGHFIPRHAYCFAVALALRRVDLLRLRSDGRPIKGKVDEIVTQLERGGQVTQQTLDEMLCHAPTGKRKPALLEEVSRKSRRTLRPLQFTLLSE, from the exons ATGGCGCTGCTAGGGAGACTGGCTGGAAAATGTTGTCGGTCTTTACTGTCTGAGCCCTCTAAAGGTCTTTTCTGTGGTGTTTTACAGCCGGTTTGGATTAAGAGCTGCGTTGGAG CCAAGAGACATTTATTGTCTGAAGATGTTGTAAAACTACAAGGTTTCCAGCAAAGTAAGCTGGCTGTGGCCCATCTTTTGACAGGATCAGAAG GAAATTACATCGATCTGTTCAAGCAAAAGATGCAAAGAAATGAGCTGATTCTCCGAGATGAGCTGAAGCTGCTCCTTCACTTGTGTCAGACTCCAGAGGAAATGCTGATAGCCAGGGATGCTATCTACAG GTATAATGCAGAGAACCGTAACTTGTTGTATGGGGATTTCAAGTTTGGCCCTGTCTTCATGAGACTTTGCTACGAGATGGGTCTGGAGGAAATGGCTGCTGCAACAATAACAGATAAT GACATGAAAGGATTTTTCATTGACACGACATCCTTCAACATTGCCGCTGACATGTTGTTTATTAAAGGTTCTTATGAAA GTGCTATGGAAGTACTAAGAACCATGAGGGACCAACGTGTTCCATTTAACAAAGACACAGTGACGCTGGTGACTGCTATCTGCTATAAGCTG AACACTACAGAGTCCTACAAGATCTGCACTGGTCTGATAGAAGAGGAACAAACCAAAGGGCACTTCATCCCCCGACATGCATACTGCTTCGCTGTGGCATTAGCTCTAAGAAGG GTGGATTTGCTTCGTTTGCGGAGCGACGGCAGGCCAATTAAAGGGAAAGTAGACGAGATCGTAACTCAGCTGGAAAGAGGCGGTCAAGTGACTCAGCAAACCCTTGATGAGATGCTGTGTCATGCCCCCACTGGGAAGAGGAAACCGGCGCTGTTGGAGGAGGTGAGCAGGAAAAGCCGAAGGACTCTGAGACCTCTTCAGTTCACTTTGTTATCAGAGTGA
- the ptcd2 gene encoding pentatricopeptide repeat-containing protein 2, mitochondrial isoform X4, protein MALLGRLAGKCCRSLLSEPSKGLFCGVLQPVWIKSCVGAKRHLLSEDVVKLQGFQQSKLAVAHLLTGSEGNYIDLFKQKMQRNELILRDELKLLLHLCQTPEEMLIARDAIYRYNAENRNLLYGDFKFGPVFMRLCYEMGLEEMAAATITDNDMKGFFIDTTSFNIAADMLFIKGSYESAMEVLRTMRDQRVPFNKDTVTLVTAICYKLNTTESYKICTGLIEEEQTKGHFIPRHAYCFAVALALRRNDLQKAQSLYLQIMSSKGKICQNFKVVILTMSGEVTEAVSFLSAAMLPKSPTFVKKMEFSQEV, encoded by the exons ATGGCGCTGCTAGGGAGACTGGCTGGAAAATGTTGTCGGTCTTTACTGTCTGAGCCCTCTAAAGGTCTTTTCTGTGGTGTTTTACAGCCGGTTTGGATTAAGAGCTGCGTTGGAG CCAAGAGACATTTATTGTCTGAAGATGTTGTAAAACTACAAGGTTTCCAGCAAAGTAAGCTGGCTGTGGCCCATCTTTTGACAGGATCAGAAG GAAATTACATCGATCTGTTCAAGCAAAAGATGCAAAGAAATGAGCTGATTCTCCGAGATGAGCTGAAGCTGCTCCTTCACTTGTGTCAGACTCCAGAGGAAATGCTGATAGCCAGGGATGCTATCTACAG GTATAATGCAGAGAACCGTAACTTGTTGTATGGGGATTTCAAGTTTGGCCCTGTCTTCATGAGACTTTGCTACGAGATGGGTCTGGAGGAAATGGCTGCTGCAACAATAACAGATAAT GACATGAAAGGATTTTTCATTGACACGACATCCTTCAACATTGCCGCTGACATGTTGTTTATTAAAGGTTCTTATGAAA GTGCTATGGAAGTACTAAGAACCATGAGGGACCAACGTGTTCCATTTAACAAAGACACAGTGACGCTGGTGACTGCTATCTGCTATAAGCTG AACACTACAGAGTCCTACAAGATCTGCACTGGTCTGATAGAAGAGGAACAAACCAAAGGGCACTTCATCCCCCGACATGCATACTGCTTCGCTGTGGCATTAGCTCTAAGAAGG AATGACCTACAAAAAGCTCAGTCACTATATTTACAAATTATGAGCTCCAAGGGCAAAATTTGCCAAAATTTTAAG GTTGTAATTCTAACAATGTCAGGAGAAGTCACAGAAGCAGTTTCGTTCCTCTCGGCAGCCATGTTACCTAAAAGCCCAACTTTTGTGAAGAAAATGGAGTTTTCTCAAGAGGTG tga
- the cacfd1 gene encoding calcium channel flower homolog isoform X2 — protein sequence MCLHYPASRKPSELRSVTTRSINCPSAFCLFVFASGITAPCGRPQTKDEVKNGGSTAAYSFRKRNTMSTEETAAPNKAATPEDDGMTWWYRWLCKIAGVLGGISCAISGVWNCVTVNPLNIAAGVWMVLNAFVLFLCEVPFCCQFVEFANAVAARADKLKPWQKSFFYCGMALFPVFLSFSFTTLFGNAIAFATGVLYGLASLGKKGDAVTYARLQHQKRGDEERMAETANGAPE from the exons atgTGTTTACACTATCCGGCATcacggaagccttcagagctgcgctctgtcactacccgatccatcaattgtccaagcgctttctgcttgtttgtttttgcaagcggaattactgctccttgcggaagaccacagacgaaggatgaggttaagaacgggggaagtactgccgcctacag CTTTAGGAAACGCAACACAATGAGCACCGAAGAGACAGCAGCCCCCAACAAAGCCGCTACTCCTGAAGATGATGGCATGACTTGGTGGTATAGATGGCTCTGCAAGATAGCCGGCGTTTTGGGAGGAATAT CCTGTGCCATCTCAGGGGTGTGGAACTGTGTCACCGTGAACCCTTTAAACATTGCTGCCGGAGTTTGGATGGT gTTGAATGCCTTCGTGCTGTTCCTTTGTGAGGTCCCGTTCTGCTGCCAGTTTGTAGAGTTTGCAAATGCCGTTGCAGCGCGAGCAGACAAACTCAAGCCCTGGCAGAAATCCTTCTTTTACTGCGG GATGGCGCTGTTTCCTGTGTTTCTGAGCTTCTCCTTCACCACCTTGTTCGGGAACGCCATCGCCTTTGCCACGGGAGTTCTGTACGGCCTCGCCTCTTTAGGCAAAAA GGGAGACGCGGTAACCTACGCCCGACTGCAGCATCAGAAACGGGGTGATGAAGAGAGGATGGCAGAGACGGCAAACGGCGCTCCAGAGTGA
- the cacfd1 gene encoding calcium channel flower homolog isoform X1, producing the protein MCLHYPASRKPSELRSVTTRSINCPSAFCLFVFASGITAPCGRPQTKDEVKNGGSTAAYRSGMSLTYLSGFRKRNTMSTEETAAPNKAATPEDDGMTWWYRWLCKIAGVLGGISCAISGVWNCVTVNPLNIAAGVWMVLNAFVLFLCEVPFCCQFVEFANAVAARADKLKPWQKSFFYCGMALFPVFLSFSFTTLFGNAIAFATGVLYGLASLGKKGDAVTYARLQHQKRGDEERMAETANGAPE; encoded by the exons atgTGTTTACACTATCCGGCATcacggaagccttcagagctgcgctctgtcactacccgatccatcaattgtccaagcgctttctgcttgtttgtttttgcaagcggaattactgctccttgcggaagaccacagacgaaggatgaggttaagaacgggggaagtactgccgcctacaggtctggcatgtccttaacgtatttatctgg CTTTAGGAAACGCAACACAATGAGCACCGAAGAGACAGCAGCCCCCAACAAAGCCGCTACTCCTGAAGATGATGGCATGACTTGGTGGTATAGATGGCTCTGCAAGATAGCCGGCGTTTTGGGAGGAATAT CCTGTGCCATCTCAGGGGTGTGGAACTGTGTCACCGTGAACCCTTTAAACATTGCTGCCGGAGTTTGGATGGT gTTGAATGCCTTCGTGCTGTTCCTTTGTGAGGTCCCGTTCTGCTGCCAGTTTGTAGAGTTTGCAAATGCCGTTGCAGCGCGAGCAGACAAACTCAAGCCCTGGCAGAAATCCTTCTTTTACTGCGG GATGGCGCTGTTTCCTGTGTTTCTGAGCTTCTCCTTCACCACCTTGTTCGGGAACGCCATCGCCTTTGCCACGGGAGTTCTGTACGGCCTCGCCTCTTTAGGCAAAAA GGGAGACGCGGTAACCTACGCCCGACTGCAGCATCAGAAACGGGGTGATGAAGAGAGGATGGCAGAGACGGCAAACGGCGCTCCAGAGTGA
- the cacfd1 gene encoding calcium channel flower homolog isoform X3: MCLHYPASRKPSELRSVTTRSINCPSAFCLFVFASGITAPCGRPQTKDEVKNGGSTAAYRSGMSLTYLSGFRKRNTMSTEETAAPNKAATPEDDGMTWWYRWLCKIAGVLGGISCAISGVWNCVTVNPLNIAAGVWMVLNAFVLFLCEVPFCCQFVEFANAVAARADKLKPWQKSFFYCGMALFPVFLSFSFTTLFGNAIAFATGVLYGLASLGKKLLR; encoded by the exons atgTGTTTACACTATCCGGCATcacggaagccttcagagctgcgctctgtcactacccgatccatcaattgtccaagcgctttctgcttgtttgtttttgcaagcggaattactgctccttgcggaagaccacagacgaaggatgaggttaagaacgggggaagtactgccgcctacaggtctggcatgtccttaacgtatttatctgg CTTTAGGAAACGCAACACAATGAGCACCGAAGAGACAGCAGCCCCCAACAAAGCCGCTACTCCTGAAGATGATGGCATGACTTGGTGGTATAGATGGCTCTGCAAGATAGCCGGCGTTTTGGGAGGAATAT CCTGTGCCATCTCAGGGGTGTGGAACTGTGTCACCGTGAACCCTTTAAACATTGCTGCCGGAGTTTGGATGGT gTTGAATGCCTTCGTGCTGTTCCTTTGTGAGGTCCCGTTCTGCTGCCAGTTTGTAGAGTTTGCAAATGCCGTTGCAGCGCGAGCAGACAAACTCAAGCCCTGGCAGAAATCCTTCTTTTACTGCGG GATGGCGCTGTTTCCTGTGTTTCTGAGCTTCTCCTTCACCACCTTGTTCGGGAACGCCATCGCCTTTGCCACGGGAGTTCTGTACGGCCTCGCCTCTTTAGGCAAAAA GCTCCTCCGTTAA
- the cacfd1 gene encoding calcium channel flower homolog isoform X4, with product MSSVCSFRKRNTMSTEETAAPNKAATPEDDGMTWWYRWLCKIAGVLGGISCAISGVWNCVTVNPLNIAAGVWMVLNAFVLFLCEVPFCCQFVEFANAVAARADKLKPWQKSFFYCGMALFPVFLSFSFTTLFGNAIAFATGVLYGLASLGKKGDAVTYARLQHQKRGDEERMAETANGAPE from the exons atgtcctcagtttgcag CTTTAGGAAACGCAACACAATGAGCACCGAAGAGACAGCAGCCCCCAACAAAGCCGCTACTCCTGAAGATGATGGCATGACTTGGTGGTATAGATGGCTCTGCAAGATAGCCGGCGTTTTGGGAGGAATAT CCTGTGCCATCTCAGGGGTGTGGAACTGTGTCACCGTGAACCCTTTAAACATTGCTGCCGGAGTTTGGATGGT gTTGAATGCCTTCGTGCTGTTCCTTTGTGAGGTCCCGTTCTGCTGCCAGTTTGTAGAGTTTGCAAATGCCGTTGCAGCGCGAGCAGACAAACTCAAGCCCTGGCAGAAATCCTTCTTTTACTGCGG GATGGCGCTGTTTCCTGTGTTTCTGAGCTTCTCCTTCACCACCTTGTTCGGGAACGCCATCGCCTTTGCCACGGGAGTTCTGTACGGCCTCGCCTCTTTAGGCAAAAA GGGAGACGCGGTAACCTACGCCCGACTGCAGCATCAGAAACGGGGTGATGAAGAGAGGATGGCAGAGACGGCAAACGGCGCTCCAGAGTGA